A genomic stretch from Chlamydia sp. includes:
- a CDS encoding YitT family protein, protein MAHTIRFTKFSFPIYFSKTLSWFIIGGFLAACGVHMVLAPNDLIDGGIVGLSMIAAHAFGKQFLPLFLVLFNLPFIILAYKRIGKYFVVEMITAVIIFSCWLWLIEVLPEWLGMQPFIFDGSEIETIVLGGVVLGAGGGLIIRHGGATDGTEILGIIVNKKRGYTVGQVILFVNFFIFSLGGIVYHNWHTAFMSLLTYAVAIKVMDMVILGFEDTKSVTIITSSPRKLGNILMETLGVGLTYLHAEGGFSGEPRNLLYIVVERLQLSQLKEIVHREDPSAFIAIENLHEVINEKRTSH, encoded by the coding sequence ATGGCTCATACCATACGTTTCACAAAGTTTAGTTTCCCCATATATTTCTCAAAGACTCTCAGTTGGTTTATTATAGGTGGTTTTTTAGCCGCTTGTGGTGTCCATATGGTTCTTGCTCCTAACGATCTGATTGATGGTGGCATTGTTGGTCTATCCATGATAGCGGCTCATGCTTTTGGAAAACAGTTTCTGCCGCTTTTTTTAGTGTTGTTTAATTTGCCTTTCATCATTCTTGCTTACAAGCGCATCGGCAAGTACTTCGTTGTGGAGATGATAACTGCAGTTATTATATTCTCTTGTTGGTTATGGCTTATAGAGGTCTTACCCGAATGGTTAGGGATGCAACCGTTTATTTTTGATGGGTCAGAAATTGAAACGATTGTACTTGGTGGAGTTGTTTTGGGTGCTGGAGGCGGATTGATAATTCGTCATGGAGGGGCTACTGACGGGACAGAAATTTTGGGAATCATTGTAAATAAGAAGAGAGGGTATACAGTCGGGCAGGTCATCTTGTTCGTAAACTTTTTTATCTTTTCCCTTGGCGGTATCGTTTACCACAATTGGCACACAGCTTTTATGTCCTTGTTGACTTATGCGGTAGCTATTAAGGTTATGGATATGGTTATTTTAGGCTTTGAAGACACCAAATCTGTAACGATTATTACTTCTTCTCCTAGAAAATTAGGAAATATTCTAATGGAAACCTTGGGAGTTGGATTAACTTATCTTCATGCAGAAGGGGGGTTTTCTGGGGAGCCTCGTAATCTTCTCTATATTGTTGTTGAGCGCTTGCAGCTTTCTCAACTTAAAGAAATTGTCCACAGAGAAGATCCTAGTGCCTTTATCGCTATTGAAAATTTACATGAAGTCATTAACGAAAAAAGAACCTCTCATTAG
- a CDS encoding UbiX family flavin prenyltransferase has translation MKRYVVGISGASGIILAVTLVSELAELGHRVEVVISPSAKKTLYYELEATSFLDTIPQRLYENIHLHHISSIESSLSSGSSSVDATIIIPCSVATIAAISCGLADNLLRRVADVALKERRPLILVPREAPLSAIHLENLLKLAQNGAVILPPMPIWYFKPQTAQDIANDIVGKILAILQLDSPLIKRWENPS, from the coding sequence ATGAAACGCTATGTTGTAGGCATTTCGGGAGCATCTGGTATTATATTAGCTGTAACACTAGTCTCAGAACTTGCTGAATTAGGACACCGTGTTGAAGTAGTTATATCGCCTTCTGCAAAAAAAACCTTATATTATGAATTAGAGGCAACTTCCTTTCTAGATACGATTCCACAACGGCTTTATGAAAATATTCATCTCCATCACATTTCATCTATCGAAAGTTCTTTATCATCAGGTTCAAGTTCTGTTGATGCAACCATCATCATTCCTTGTAGCGTTGCCACTATCGCAGCAATCTCCTGTGGCCTAGCAGATAATCTTCTCAGAAGAGTGGCCGATGTTGCTCTAAAAGAGAGAAGACCTCTTATTCTTGTACCAAGAGAGGCCCCTTTATCCGCAATACATTTAGAAAATCTGCTGAAATTAGCACAAAATGGAGCTGTTATACTTCCTCCTATGCCTATTTGGTATTTTAAACCTCAAACCGCTCAAGATATAGCCAACGATATTGTAGGAAAAATTCTAGCCATTTTACAACTAGATAGTCCCCTTATAAAAAGATGGGAGAACCCTAGCTAA
- a CDS encoding UbiA-like polyprenyltransferase encodes MSRITLIAQLIKCKYALFALLFLASSTLFCFSLPDTPFPFFSLTSLNTLILGGCAFFVARALGMIVNQIIDCTIDERNPRTQLRVLPAKLLSIKFSIHLLIFCLVLFLSLCWLFNFLCFLFSILTTLVMIIYPYTKRFTFLCHWVLGFVYYLAILMNFFAIVGAPSFFLFGIASLLGISFGMIIAANDIIYAIQDIEFDQKEGLFSIPARFGAKQSIKIASANLIASAITYLFLGFFVPNRPIFYLCSLLPLVSIFRTLKYYSAINLNSQQTLQENFFFENFSLGIAFLVNMVGLFLLGGSS; translated from the coding sequence ATGTCCAGAATTACATTGATTGCGCAGCTTATCAAATGTAAGTATGCTTTGTTTGCATTGCTTTTTCTCGCTTCTTCTACATTATTTTGCTTTTCTTTACCGGATACTCCATTCCCGTTCTTTTCCTTGACTTCTTTAAATACACTAATTTTGGGGGGCTGTGCATTTTTTGTTGCTCGAGCTCTAGGAATGATTGTGAATCAGATTATTGATTGTACAATAGACGAACGCAATCCACGTACACAATTGCGCGTGCTTCCAGCAAAACTTCTTTCTATCAAATTTTCAATTCATCTCCTGATTTTCTGTTTAGTCCTATTTCTAAGCCTTTGTTGGTTATTCAATTTCTTGTGTTTTCTCTTCTCCATTCTAACTACTCTCGTAATGATTATTTATCCATATACGAAACGTTTTACCTTTCTTTGTCATTGGGTTTTAGGATTCGTATACTATCTAGCAATACTTATGAATTTTTTTGCTATCGTTGGGGCTCCCTCTTTCTTTCTATTCGGTATAGCTTCATTATTAGGCATTTCTTTCGGAATGATTATTGCTGCAAATGACATTATTTATGCTATTCAAGATATAGAATTTGATCAAAAAGAAGGTCTTTTTAGTATCCCTGCACGATTTGGAGCAAAACAATCTATCAAAATTGCTTCTGCAAATTTAATCGCCAGTGCAATCACTTACTTATTTTTAGGTTTTTTTGTTCCCAATAGACCGATCTTTTATCTATGCTCTCTTTTGCCCCTGGTGAGCATTTTTCGTACACTTAAGTACTATTCTGCAATCAACTTGAACTCTCAACAGACTCTTCAAGAAAACTTCTTTTTTGAAAATTTTTCCTTAGGTATCGCGTTTCTTGTTAATATGGTTGGATTATTTTTACTAGGAGGAAGTTCATGA
- the surE gene encoding 5'/3'-nucleotidase SurE has product MAETQRLKIVITNDDGIRARGISLLVSLLKEANFADLYVVAPLEEQSGRSMAFSLIEPTALEPFDYPQEVQEAWVVIGTPVDCVKLAIGELFKDNLPDLILSGINNGKNSGRCLYYSATVGAIREANLHGIPAIAFSQCENISFFQEAQMASLIRSLCEFTVFHKHPDPLGFNVNFPASIDNLPWKGIRFTLSGDEFLFGIPRLVRTEGNRRYYTLYDMRDKVSGDLSEEYFALANNYISAAPLISKNTPLATLSEEELSFLKKSFEESVSWESSLSLEEDLA; this is encoded by the coding sequence ATGGCAGAAACACAAAGACTCAAAATTGTTATCACTAACGATGACGGCATTAGAGCCAGAGGCATTAGCTTGCTTGTCTCTTTGCTTAAAGAAGCTAATTTTGCCGATCTCTATGTCGTAGCTCCTCTAGAGGAGCAGTCCGGACGAAGTATGGCTTTTTCGCTAATAGAGCCGACAGCCCTAGAACCTTTCGATTATCCTCAAGAAGTCCAAGAAGCTTGGGTTGTTATAGGGACTCCTGTTGATTGTGTGAAATTAGCTATTGGAGAGCTTTTCAAAGACAATTTACCAGATCTGATCCTGTCTGGTATCAATAATGGGAAAAACTCTGGCAGGTGCCTTTACTACTCGGCAACAGTAGGAGCTATAAGAGAGGCAAATCTTCATGGGATCCCCGCAATAGCCTTTTCACAATGTGAAAACATTTCTTTTTTCCAAGAAGCTCAGATGGCCTCTTTAATTCGTTCCCTGTGCGAATTCACTGTTTTTCATAAACATCCCGATCCTCTGGGATTTAATGTAAATTTCCCTGCAAGCATTGATAACTTGCCTTGGAAAGGTATCCGCTTTACTCTATCTGGGGATGAGTTTTTATTTGGGATTCCAAGATTAGTTCGTACTGAAGGAAATCGTCGCTACTATACTCTTTATGATATGCGAGATAAGGTGTCGGGAGATCTTTCTGAAGAATATTTTGCTTTAGCGAATAACTATATTAGCGCTGCCCCGTTAATTTCAAAAAACACTCCTTTAGCAACTCTTTCTGAAGAAGAACTCTCTTTCCTTAAAAAGTCTTTCGAAGAATCTGTATCATGGGAGTCTTCTTTGAGCTTAGAAGAGGATTTAGCTTAA
- a CDS encoding tRNA 2-thiocytidine biosynthesis TtcA family protein: MFTLQYCPPWTKSGKRVESLVRKALYTHAMLQKHTHIAVALSGGKDSLSLLLMLKAISGRGFPELTIRAIHIGGKYSCGAAVSGNYLSSICDKIQVPLVSIPSSYETENPECYTCSRIRRRLLFDTAKTLGATAVAFGHHRDDVVQTTLMNLLHKAEFAGMLPVVDMVNFGITILRPLIFIPEELIRKFAKESGFARITCRCPVVSLRTKTEEALKTLETIFPQARHNIALAVQETGLVKANKVEKYDPILS; encoded by the coding sequence ATGTTTACACTACAATATTGCCCTCCGTGGACAAAATCAGGGAAACGCGTTGAAAGCTTAGTTCGCAAAGCATTGTACACTCATGCTATGCTTCAAAAGCACACACATATTGCTGTTGCTTTAAGTGGAGGCAAAGACAGCTTGTCTCTGCTACTTATGTTAAAAGCTATTTCTGGTAGAGGATTCCCCGAGTTAACTATTCGCGCGATACATATCGGAGGAAAATATTCGTGTGGCGCAGCCGTTAGCGGTAACTATCTCTCCTCTATTTGTGACAAAATCCAAGTGCCGCTTGTTTCTATTCCTTCTTCTTATGAAACGGAAAATCCTGAATGTTATACCTGCTCTCGTATCAGACGTCGACTTCTCTTTGATACAGCTAAAACATTAGGAGCAACAGCTGTCGCTTTTGGACATCATCGAGATGATGTTGTTCAAACCACACTCATGAATCTACTTCATAAAGCAGAATTTGCAGGCATGCTTCCTGTAGTGGATATGGTTAACTTTGGGATCACAATCCTCCGCCCTCTTATTTTTATTCCAGAAGAATTAATCCGTAAGTTTGCTAAAGAAAGTGGTTTCGCGCGCATTACTTGTCGTTGCCCGGTCGTCTCTTTACGGACAAAAACAGAAGAAGCTCTAAAAACTTTAGAAACTATTTTTCCTCAAGCAAGACATAATATTGCTTTAGCTGTACAAGAAACGGGGCTTGTCAAGGCGAATAAAGTAGAAAAATACGACCCAATTTTATCATAG
- a CDS encoding amino acid permease, with translation MHHRKSSTPLGTFTVGMLSLAVVISLRNLPLTAKHGLSTLFFYALAVACFMIPYALIAAELASFKPEGIYVWTRDALGKRWGFFAIWMQWFHNMTWYPAMLAFIASTLVYQINPDLANNRLYLTSVILLGFWGLTFFNFLGIGTSALFSSICVIVGTLIPGAILVAFAVYWIQGGNPIAITFSWSELLPDFSTSSSFVLLSGMLLALCGLEANANLASDMVDPKKNYPKAVFIGAVSTLAILVLGSLAIAIVIPKEEISLVSGLIRAFSLFFEKYNLSWMTGIIVAMTIAGSLGELNAWMFAGTKGLFISTQNDCLPKIFKKTNSKDVPTSLMLFQAVVVTLFTFVFVYVDSADLAYWILSALSVQMYLVMYICLFIAGPVLRIKEPKAQRLYSVPGRFVGICILSALGICSCLFALGISFLPPQTVVSFSTMGRNFGYTALLLLAFAINCCIPFGMYYSHKKLIK, from the coding sequence ATGCATCATCGCAAATCTTCAACCCCATTAGGGACTTTTACTGTAGGGATGTTATCCCTTGCTGTCGTTATTAGTTTAAGAAACCTTCCTTTAACAGCAAAGCATGGTTTATCCACCCTCTTCTTTTATGCTTTGGCTGTAGCCTGCTTTATGATTCCTTATGCACTTATTGCTGCAGAATTAGCTTCTTTCAAACCTGAAGGCATCTATGTATGGACTCGTGATGCTTTAGGAAAACGCTGGGGATTCTTCGCCATATGGATGCAATGGTTTCATAATATGACTTGGTATCCAGCTATGTTGGCATTTATCGCTAGTACTTTAGTTTACCAAATCAACCCGGATCTTGCTAATAACCGGTTGTATCTAACATCGGTTATCCTTCTAGGTTTCTGGGGTCTTACTTTCTTTAATTTCCTAGGAATTGGCACATCCGCACTGTTCAGCTCTATTTGTGTAATTGTAGGGACCTTAATTCCTGGAGCTATTTTAGTCGCTTTTGCAGTTTACTGGATTCAAGGCGGGAACCCTATTGCTATCACTTTTTCCTGGAGCGAACTACTTCCAGATTTCTCTACCTCATCTTCTTTTGTTCTTTTATCCGGAATGCTCTTAGCATTATGCGGTTTAGAAGCAAATGCTAACTTAGCGTCAGACATGGTTGATCCCAAAAAAAACTATCCTAAAGCTGTATTCATTGGCGCCGTATCGACTTTAGCTATTTTAGTACTGGGATCGTTAGCCATTGCTATCGTCATTCCTAAAGAAGAAATCAGTTTAGTTTCTGGGCTCATTAGAGCGTTTTCTCTTTTTTTTGAAAAATACAACCTTTCTTGGATGACAGGTATTATTGTCGCAATGACGATTGCAGGATCTTTGGGAGAGTTGAATGCTTGGATGTTTGCTGGGACAAAAGGATTATTCATTTCTACTCAAAATGATTGTTTACCCAAAATTTTCAAAAAAACAAATTCTAAAGATGTCCCTACTAGTCTTATGCTCTTCCAAGCAGTTGTGGTCACTTTATTTACATTTGTATTCGTTTATGTAGATTCTGCGGACCTAGCTTACTGGATTTTAAGCGCGCTCAGCGTACAAATGTATCTGGTTATGTATATTTGTTTATTCATAGCCGGGCCCGTTCTTCGAATAAAAGAGCCAAAAGCACAACGACTCTACTCTGTTCCAGGTAGATTTGTTGGGATATGTATTCTATCAGCTTTGGGGATTTGCTCTTGTCTGTTTGCTTTAGGAATCAGCTTCCTTCCCCCTCAGACAGTAGTTTCTTTCTCAACTATGGGAAGAAATTTTGGTTATACAGCACTCCTGCTATTAGCCTTTGCCATTAATTGTTGCATTCCCTTCGGAATGTACTATTCCCATAAGAAACTAATTAAATAA
- a CDS encoding class I fructose-bisphosphate aldolase produces the protein MTILFDLLGKDADYLLNHQCVIKKESLTLPSGDFVSRVFAESDRNNRVLRSLQQMFDHGRLGGTGYLSILPVDQGVEHTAGASFAKNPMYFDPENIVHLAMEAGCSAVASSYGTLSILARKYAHKIPFLLKLNHNELLSYPTTYHQIFFSQVEDAYNMGAVAVGATIYFGSESSAEEIVAVSKIFSKARELGLATVLWCYLRNPHFVINGVDYHTAADLTGQADHLGATLGADIVKQKLPTLQEGFKTINFSKTNDLVYSELSSTHPIDLCRYQVLNSYCGKIGLINSGGPSGDNDFAEAAKTAVINKRAGGMGLILGRKAFQRPFSEGVRLLNLIQDIYLDPTISVS, from the coding sequence ATGACAATACTTTTTGATCTTCTTGGCAAAGACGCCGATTATCTCCTTAATCATCAATGTGTTATAAAAAAAGAAAGTTTAACACTTCCTTCAGGCGACTTTGTATCACGCGTTTTTGCAGAATCGGATAGAAATAACCGGGTGCTCCGCTCTCTTCAACAAATGTTTGACCACGGCCGTTTAGGAGGAACAGGATACCTCTCCATTCTTCCGGTTGATCAAGGCGTGGAACATACTGCGGGAGCTTCTTTTGCTAAAAACCCTATGTATTTTGATCCAGAAAACATTGTACATCTTGCTATGGAAGCCGGTTGCTCTGCGGTAGCTTCTTCCTATGGAACTTTAAGTATTTTAGCTAGGAAATATGCTCATAAAATTCCTTTTTTACTTAAACTAAACCACAATGAGCTTCTGTCTTATCCGACGACATATCACCAGATTTTTTTCAGCCAAGTTGAAGATGCTTACAATATGGGAGCTGTAGCTGTTGGTGCGACCATTTACTTTGGATCAGAATCTTCAGCAGAAGAAATTGTTGCTGTTTCGAAGATTTTTTCAAAAGCAAGAGAACTGGGCTTAGCTACCGTTTTATGGTGTTATTTGCGTAATCCACACTTTGTCATTAACGGTGTCGATTATCATACTGCCGCAGATTTAACAGGGCAGGCAGATCATCTTGGAGCAACTTTAGGAGCTGATATTGTTAAACAAAAGCTTCCAACGCTGCAAGAGGGTTTTAAAACAATAAATTTCAGCAAAACAAACGATCTTGTTTATTCGGAGCTTTCATCAACTCATCCTATAGACTTATGCCGCTACCAGGTACTTAATAGTTACTGTGGGAAAATTGGTTTGATTAATTCCGGAGGCCCTTCTGGGGATAATGATTTTGCTGAAGCAGCGAAAACAGCAGTAATTAATAAACGAGCTGGTGGCATGGGCCTGATTTTAGGAAGAAAAGCCTTCCAGAGACCCTTCTCTGAAGGCGTCAGGTTACTCAATTTAATTCAAGATATTTACTTAGATCCGACCATCTCCGTGTCATAA
- the rpiA gene encoding ribose-5-phosphate isomerase RpiA, with translation MSRQLARSFSEDFSPIKRRLALKAVALVKPGMRIGLGSGSTAREFILALGERIQQERLAITAVASSKVSHLLAQQLGIPLLDQALSQDLDLVVDGADEVDSSLRMIKGGGGALFREKILLQNGKHNIILVDESKLVPVLGKFPLPVEISSFGYSSVQKKLNQLGYFGKWRKDSQGEYFITDNGNYIYDVSFPASYTNPEADLIRLLQIHGIIDVGFVIAKAEVWIGYADGSIVQKRSM, from the coding sequence ATGTCTAGACAATTAGCACGTTCTTTTTCTGAAGATTTTTCTCCTATAAAACGAAGGTTAGCACTAAAAGCCGTAGCTTTAGTAAAGCCTGGGATGCGTATAGGGTTAGGGAGTGGATCCACAGCTAGAGAATTTATTTTAGCTTTAGGGGAACGTATTCAGCAAGAACGGCTAGCTATTACAGCTGTTGCTTCTTCAAAAGTATCTCATCTCTTAGCTCAACAATTGGGAATCCCTTTGTTGGATCAAGCATTGTCACAAGATTTAGATTTAGTTGTAGACGGGGCAGATGAAGTAGATTCGAGTTTGCGTATGATTAAAGGAGGGGGAGGAGCTCTTTTCCGAGAAAAAATTCTTTTGCAAAATGGGAAGCATAATATTATTTTAGTAGATGAAAGTAAGCTTGTTCCCGTACTAGGAAAGTTCCCTTTGCCTGTTGAAATTTCTTCTTTTGGTTATTCTTCAGTTCAAAAAAAACTTAATCAACTCGGATATTTTGGAAAATGGAGAAAAGATTCTCAAGGGGAGTATTTTATCACAGACAATGGTAACTATATTTATGATGTGAGTTTTCCAGCTTCTTACACTAATCCTGAAGCGGATCTTATCAGATTATTACAAATTCATGGCATTATTGATGTCGGGTTTGTTATAGCAAAGGCCGAGGTGTGGATAGGTTACGCCGATGGTTCTATAGTCCAGAAAAGAAGTATGTAA
- a CDS encoding bifunctional nuclease family protein: protein MNIDREIVRDTSLVLVNFHKLVNFHNYAGIVLGTDEKQFAIYGHVSMDASFKRLRDQVEEERCSRPLTHDILNFVLTGFDISVARVVITEYRDNVFYSRLFLEQKREDHLYIVDIDARPSDSIPLAIRYQAPILCVKSIFDETIPYED from the coding sequence ATGAATATTGATCGAGAAATCGTAAGGGATACCTCCCTAGTTTTGGTAAATTTTCACAAATTGGTGAATTTTCATAATTATGCAGGTATCGTTTTAGGAACGGATGAAAAGCAGTTCGCTATTTATGGCCACGTGTCAATGGATGCTTCTTTCAAAAGACTGAGGGATCAGGTAGAAGAGGAACGTTGTTCGCGTCCCTTAACGCATGACATCCTTAACTTTGTTTTGACGGGTTTTGATATATCTGTCGCAAGGGTCGTTATCACGGAATATAGAGATAACGTTTTTTATTCACGATTGTTTTTAGAACAGAAGCGAGAAGATCATTTGTATATAGTAGATATAGATGCTCGTCCTAGTGATAGCATTCCTTTAGCTATTAGGTATCAGGCACCTATTTTATGCGTGAAATCTATTTTTGATGAAACTATCCCATATGAAGATTAG
- a CDS encoding YqgE/AlgH family protein, with product MTKLPYALLEKGSLLVASPEVNGGVFSRSVVLICEHSPNGSFGLILNKTLEIESPEEIFPMDYFDESRVRFCMGGPLQANQIMLLHTGSESTNPSIEICPSVFLGGDFSFIQEKEERAHDEKVLLCFGYSGWQGGQLEKEFLEGLWFLAPASQELVFTVHPENLWSFVLQNLGGRFASLSTVPENLLLN from the coding sequence ATGACAAAACTTCCTTATGCTCTTTTAGAAAAAGGTTCTTTGTTAGTAGCTTCTCCTGAGGTAAATGGAGGAGTTTTTTCAAGAAGTGTAGTTTTAATCTGTGAACACAGTCCAAATGGATCTTTTGGATTGATTCTTAATAAAACTTTGGAGATAGAATCTCCCGAAGAAATTTTCCCTATGGATTACTTTGATGAGTCCAGAGTACGGTTTTGTATGGGAGGCCCTTTGCAGGCGAACCAGATCATGCTATTACATACAGGTTCAGAAAGTACTAATCCTTCTATAGAAATTTGCCCCTCAGTATTTCTTGGAGGAGATTTTTCCTTTATTCAAGAAAAAGAAGAGAGAGCTCATGATGAAAAGGTACTTCTATGCTTTGGGTATAGTGGTTGGCAGGGTGGTCAATTAGAAAAAGAATTTTTAGAGGGATTGTGGTTTTTGGCTCCTGCAAGCCAGGAACTTGTTTTTACTGTACATCCAGAAAACCTGTGGTCTTTTGTTTTACAAAATTTAGGGGGGCGTTTTGCTTCGCTATCAACAGTTCCCGAAAATTTGCTATTAAACTAA
- the hemL gene encoding glutamate-1-semialdehyde 2,1-aminomutase produces the protein MSHLFFKACQYFPGGVNSPVRACQSVNIIPPVVACASGDSFTDSQGKTYIDFCGSWGSLIHGHSHPSICEAIQQGLKKGSSYGLTSEQEILFAEEIFSYLDIKTNYKIRFMSTGSEATMTAVRLAKGITERPIIIKFLGCYHGHADIFLQEIPVNQEILESLDLSRPLTLSLPFNDLSFFQDVMNNIGHKVAGVIFEPMCANMGVVLPSSNFIEGIIQTCKNVGALSIMDEVVTGFRVGKGGATALYQLKPDILVFGKILGGGLPASAVCASATIMDCLAPKGKIFQAGTLSGNPLAMIAGKTSVNLCRKENFYTQLADIEELFLSPIEKMIQTSGIPVTLVRYGSLFSFFFSKKQPHNFAEVKLCNTEFFQKFYQYSFSKGVYLSPSPFEASFLSTAHSTENLSYAQQILMESLEKVFSLV, from the coding sequence ATGTCCCACCTTTTCTTCAAGGCTTGTCAGTATTTCCCTGGAGGAGTTAATTCCCCGGTTCGAGCCTGCCAATCCGTTAATATTATCCCTCCTGTAGTCGCTTGCGCTTCAGGCGATTCGTTTACAGACTCTCAAGGTAAAACATATATTGATTTTTGCGGATCCTGGGGTTCTCTCATTCATGGGCATAGTCATCCAAGCATCTGTGAAGCAATTCAGCAAGGCTTAAAAAAGGGCAGCTCCTATGGTCTTACTTCTGAACAGGAAATTTTATTTGCTGAAGAGATTTTTTCTTATTTAGATATCAAGACCAATTATAAAATTCGCTTCATGTCAACAGGATCAGAAGCTACTATGACCGCTGTTCGCCTTGCGAAAGGTATCACAGAACGTCCAATCATTATTAAATTCTTAGGATGCTATCACGGACATGCTGATATTTTTTTACAAGAGATACCTGTTAACCAAGAAATTTTAGAGTCCTTAGATCTATCTAGGCCCCTTACACTTTCTCTTCCCTTTAACGATCTTTCTTTTTTTCAAGATGTTATGAACAACATAGGTCACAAAGTCGCAGGGGTTATCTTTGAGCCTATGTGTGCAAATATGGGAGTAGTTCTCCCTTCCTCCAATTTTATAGAAGGCATTATTCAAACTTGTAAGAATGTTGGAGCTCTCTCTATTATGGATGAAGTCGTTACAGGATTCCGAGTAGGTAAAGGTGGAGCTACAGCCCTATACCAGTTAAAGCCAGATATTCTTGTTTTCGGGAAAATTTTAGGAGGGGGGTTACCTGCATCAGCCGTTTGCGCTTCGGCAACAATTATGGACTGTCTGGCTCCTAAAGGGAAGATTTTTCAAGCCGGAACATTGTCCGGTAATCCTTTGGCTATGATTGCAGGAAAAACTTCTGTAAATCTTTGTCGAAAAGAAAATTTTTACACGCAACTCGCAGATATTGAGGAGTTATTTTTGTCTCCCATAGAAAAAATGATCCAAACTTCAGGAATCCCTGTTACGCTTGTCCGATATGGAAGCCTCTTTTCCTTTTTTTTCAGTAAAAAACAGCCTCATAACTTTGCTGAAGTTAAGCTTTGTAATACAGAGTTCTTTCAAAAATTTTACCAATATTCTTTTTCTAAAGGAGTATACCTATCTCCATCTCCTTTTGAAGCTAGCTTCTTATCTACAGCCCACTCCACGGAAAATCTTAGCTATGCCCAACAAATTTTGATGGAGAGCTTAGAAAAAGTTTTTTCTTTAGTTTAA